Genomic DNA from Salvia miltiorrhiza cultivar Shanhuang (shh) chromosome 1, IMPLAD_Smil_shh, whole genome shotgun sequence:
TAAGAATAATTATATTGATTGCTCTCTTTCGGGATACAATTTTTGCCACCGGGATTGACTGTTTAATAGGTTCTTACTATAAGTTGGACCTAAAATGGATGAATTGTCTTCTAGGAAATGGAAAACTATGGACATAGTTCTATCATTCTATGTGCTGCCAATGCCTTAGGCTAGCACTAAAAACTTAATCGATCAGCTCTATGTAATTTACAATTTTCAAACTTTTGAACTGGAATCACCAACTCCTCTTCTTAGGGATGTTTATGACAACCATAATCATATACTTTGATATAAAGTTTCCATTCTATTGCATATATGCTTGAGAGTGCGATAATTTACGGTATTCTAACACATTTCTTATGTAATATTATAATGCAACCTTTACATGATATTAATAAAAGCCTTGAAGAAAATAGGAATTTCCATGTTGCGGTAAATGCACTCACTATAACTAGAACAAACTGTTATAATATTATCTCCAGTAACtattaatatgttattttatttgtctttgttATCTACTAacattataataaagtatttgatatttattatatatagttATCGTGTAACTTTTATGTAAGCAGTACTATTAAATGTTATATACATAttgataatttaatttataaaaacattaaatattattgaatacaaaatataatattatcatattatGGTATTTAAACACTTCAAATGCGTTATATGTTTGTTTATGAACATGATATAAGTGTGTGACAATTTGATTTATTGCTTGTAatgaatttttagtatttaataTACTTTATATGCTACCAACTATGTCAAATATCTATtgatatttcaatttttttaaatgttacatATCAATAACTAAAAAGTGATATTATATTATACTAGcgaatcaaattaaatttaaactcCTCAAAAAGTATTATGAACTtgacaaatttttattttcttctttaacTGCCATTTTAATGTTGTATActtaaaattattgtttaataattatattactctgtagtaatagtaatagtaattTTAAAGTGGGTGAAACGGGCCATCACACTTATCTACAATCTGGGAGATGGTCTCCATTGCTGTATTTACCCGTGCATTACACTGATGCTAATCTAGTTGATTGTAATGTTTAAAAACTATATATTCTTTTTAATATGATTTCTTTTTGTTGCCCTCTAGGAAATTTCTATCGTATACGGAGTGCTTTCAAGTATGGTGCTCGCAAGCTTGGTCAAATTCTTTCGCTCCCAGTTGATAAGGTTGCTGATGAGATATATAAATTCTTCTCAAATGCTATTGCAAGGCATGGGAATGAAAACAGAAATTTCATTCAAGACTTGGCCTTAAAATTTGGTGATGAAGAGTCCTCGACTGCCTCACTATCATCACCTGTTAAACTGATGTCTGAGGAAAACATGCTTCTAAGATTATCCTTAAATGATAATGATGGTGTTGAGTTCGAATCCAAGAATGAGACGGCATCTGAAGGCTGGTACCCCATGGGAGTCAATTTAGGACACCATAGTGCATTCCAAACTTATGATGTTATTTCGTCTAGCTCAACTCTGAGGGATGACGGCCCATATCGTGCATCATGTTGCAACTACAGCACTTCCCTTTCTTGGAACAATTATCGCGAACCTTTATGCTTTCTTTCCAAATTACCTTCTGTAAATGGAAGCTTATTGGAAACTGGAAACTTTCTAAAATGTAATCTCGTGGATTCGGCTTCTCGGGAGTATGGCTTCAAGTCCTGGTTGGAGGGCAACAAGGAACATGGAGAAATGAATTATAGATATCAATGGTGCATGGACAGCTCACGTGCCGATTGTTCAACCAATTTAGGTTCTTCTGCCACCAAAGCTAACAATGTGGACGATATGTCCCTTGATTATAGGGATGTGGACTTAACTAGCATGGGAGAGTCAGAAGCTATCAATCCGTTGGCTGATCTCACTGGAGATTACGACAGCCACATTAGGAGTCTTCTATATGGTCAGTTATGCCATGGGTTTTCTTTGTCTGCAGGAATGCATCTTCCTTCATCAATACCTTCTTGGGCTAAGAACAAGAAGTCATGGGATATCATTTGTCAATCAATGCCGATGTGGTGGAGTCAAGTCTCCCAAATGACGTTACAGCCCTTCCCAACTGAACAAAGTAACTGCAGGGCTGCTGATTCTGCACCTCCTGCTTATGGCTTTTGTTCTGAACCTCAAAAGGCACGAGGAAGTGGCTCTGACTTGCCACATGTGGTAGTCCTTATTTATGACCTTGTCTCATGCTTTTGATTCCTCAGTTTACTCTGAATGATTTAGTCGTGATCTTACCCTTTACGTCTTGCAGAATGGTTTTCTTGGGGAGAGACATCCACTGGGGATGAGCAGAAAAAAGGTTTCAGGCTGTCTTGATCAGTTTAACAGTCAAGGACAAAGTAATGGCGTGAATATTGATTCTGGTGCGAAAAATAATGAACATAGCGGACATGGACAAAGTAATGGCGTGCACATTGCTTCAGGTGTGAAAAGTAAAGAAAATAGCAGTCGTGAAGACCTGCCTGAAAGGGGTAAATCTCAACATCAAAGGAGGCCAAATGCAAAGTGTCAATCTCCTCATCCAGTTGGAAATGGGGATCAAAAGAATGGTGACTTGAGTGGATCGTGGAGAATTGAATTTGGATCTATCGGGGATCTGGCAGAACGGGTCATTTCAAGCTCTGCTAATCACGAAACACAGGAAAGGTAGTGAAAATGCTTCTTTCGATCCAAGTGTTTCTTGTTCTTGTTATATAATTATGAAGCTCGATATGATTTGGGGTTTCCAGGTCTGCAGGGCAGTCGATCCACCTTAAAAATGAAGCCGAGTTTCCCCCTTTGTGCTAGTAAACCTGTGCGTTGTTTTGTACGGAAGAGGATGGGTTTTGATGCTAACAGACTATAGGCCTTTTAGGTATAAGGTGTTGTAGTTTTCACAATCTCCAGACAATGTATATAACCCCTTTTGGCCTGTTTGTGATTATTAGCTACGACAGATCATATATAGCTCTAGAATAGACATTCCTACCTGCTGTATTCATTCCATTTCCTAGCTATTGATAACTTCACAGTTTTTCAGATTACTAATGTCAATTACCTTAAGTTCAT
This window encodes:
- the LOC131006597 gene encoding uncharacterized protein LOC131006597 isoform X2; amino-acid sequence: MGELGVGHSKDSGLGRKSSAPPDPASLREECLSAAEEAAQQVLNCIHPTLDSEEERRDIIDYMQRLIKSHLNCEVFPYGSVPLKTYLPDGDIDLTAINGTNADESLACDVLSLLRKEEKNVNAEFKVKDTQYIDAEVKLVKCLVRNTVIDISFNQLGGLSTLCFLEQVDRLVGRNHLVKRSIILIKAWCYYESRILGAHHGLISTYALETLVLYIFHLYHASLCGPLAVLHRFLEYYSKFDWEKYCISLKGPVCKSSLLDIVVKVPKNGWTDLMISEEFLENCVEMFSVSSRELEGKPKAFQPKHLNIIDPLKENNNLGRSVHIGNFYRIRSAFKYGARKLGQILSLPVDKVADEIYKFFSNAIARHGNENRNFIQDLALKFGDEESSTASLSSPVKLMSEENMLLRLSLNDNDGVEFESKNETASEGWYPMGVNLGHHSAFQTYDVISSSSTLRDDGPYRASCCNYSTSLSWNNYREPLCFLSKLPSVNGSLLETGNFLKCNLVDSASREYGFKSWLEGNKEHGEMNYRYQWCMDSSRADCSTNLGSSATKANNVDDMSLDYRDVDLTSMGESEAINPLADLTGDYDSHIRSLLYGQLCHGFSLSAGMHLPSSIPSWAKNKKSWDIICQSMPMWWSQVSQMTLQPFPTEQSNCRAADSAPPAYGFCSEPQKARGSGSDLPHNGFLGERHPLGMSRKKVSGCLDQFNSQGQSNGVNIDSGAKNNEHSGHGQSNGVHIASGVKSKENSSREDLPERGKSQHQRRPNAKCQSPHPVGNGDQKNGDLSGSWRIEFGSIGDLAERVISSSANHETQERSAGQSIHLKNEAEFPPLC
- the LOC131006597 gene encoding uncharacterized protein LOC131006597 isoform X1 is translated as MGELGVGHSKDSGLGRKSSAPPDPASLREECLSAAEEAAQQVLNCIHPTLDSEEERRDIIDYMQRLIKSHLNCEVFPYGSVPLKTYLPDGDIDLTAINGTNADESLACDVLSLLRKEEKNVNAEFKVKDTQYIDAEVKLVKCLVRNTVIDISFNQLGGLSTLCFLEQVDRLVGRNHLVKRSIILIKAWCYYESRILGAHHGLISTYALETLVLYIFHLYHASLCGPLAVLHRFLEYYSKFDWEKYCISLKGPVCKSSLLDIVVKVPKNGWTDLMISEEFLENCVEMFSVSSRELEGKPKAFQPKHLNIIDPLKENNNLGRSVHIGNFYRIRSAFKYGARKLGQILSLPVDKVADEIYKFFSNAIARHGNENRNFIQDLALKFGDEESSTASLSSPVKLMSEENMLLRLSLNDNDGVEFESKNETASEGWYPMGVNLGHHSAFQTYDVISSSSTLRDDGPYRASCCNYSTSLSWNNYREPLCFLSKLPSVNGSLLETGNFLKCNLVDSASREYGFKSWLEGNKEHGEMNYRYQWCMDSSRADCSTNLGSSATKANNVDDMSLDYRDVDLTSMGESEAINPLADLTGDYDSHIRSLLYGQLCHGFSLSAGMHLPSSIPSWAKNKKSWDIICQSMPMWWSQVSQMTLQPFPTEQSNCRAADSAPPAYGFCSEPQKARGSGSDLPHVNGFLGERHPLGMSRKKVSGCLDQFNSQGQSNGVNIDSGAKNNEHSGHGQSNGVHIASGVKSKENSSREDLPERGKSQHQRRPNAKCQSPHPVGNGDQKNGDLSGSWRIEFGSIGDLAERVISSSANHETQERSAGQSIHLKNEAEFPPLC